One window from the genome of Actinoplanes teichomyceticus ATCC 31121 encodes:
- the lipA gene encoding lipoyl synthase: MRRGRSERAYLRVVTIAPEGRRMLRIEARNAETPIERKPPWIKVKAKMGPEYTQMRGLVQKEGLHTVCQEAGCPNIYECWEDREATFLIGGDQCTRRCDFCQIDTGKPAEFDADEPRRVGESVATMGLKYATVTGVARDDLPDGGAWLYAETVRQIHKLQPDCGVELLIPDFNAEPAQLAEVFGATPEVLAHNVETVPRIFKRIRPGFRYERSLDVITQARAAGLVTKSNLILGMGEERAEISAALRDLHAAGCELITITQYLRPTPRHHPVERWVKPEEFVELREEAEQIGFAGVMSGPLVRSSYRAGRLYRQALAARG, encoded by the coding sequence ATCCGGCGCGGCCGCTCGGAACGGGCGTATCTTCGGGTGGTGACTATTGCTCCCGAGGGCCGCCGCATGCTGCGCATCGAGGCGCGCAACGCCGAGACTCCCATCGAGCGGAAGCCGCCGTGGATCAAGGTCAAGGCGAAGATGGGTCCTGAGTACACCCAGATGCGCGGGCTGGTCCAGAAGGAGGGCCTGCACACCGTCTGCCAGGAAGCCGGCTGCCCCAACATCTACGAGTGCTGGGAAGACCGCGAGGCCACCTTCCTGATCGGTGGCGACCAGTGCACCCGCCGCTGCGACTTCTGCCAGATCGACACCGGCAAGCCGGCCGAGTTCGACGCCGACGAGCCGCGCCGGGTCGGTGAGTCCGTCGCCACCATGGGCCTCAAGTACGCCACGGTCACCGGCGTCGCCCGCGACGACCTCCCCGACGGCGGCGCCTGGCTCTACGCCGAGACCGTCCGGCAGATCCACAAGCTGCAGCCCGACTGCGGTGTCGAGCTGCTGATCCCGGACTTCAACGCCGAGCCCGCCCAGCTCGCCGAGGTCTTCGGCGCCACGCCCGAGGTGCTCGCGCACAACGTCGAGACGGTCCCGCGGATCTTCAAGCGGATCCGTCCCGGTTTCCGCTACGAGCGCTCCCTCGACGTGATCACCCAGGCCCGCGCGGCCGGCCTGGTCACCAAGAGCAACCTGATCCTGGGCATGGGCGAGGAGCGCGCGGAGATCTCCGCCGCCCTGCGCGACCTGCACGCCGCCGGGTGTGAGCTGATCACCATCACCCAGTACCTGCGCCCGACGCCGCGGCACCACCCGGTCGAGCGCTGGGTCAAGCCGGAGGAGTTCGTCGAGCTCCGCGAGGAGGCCGAGCAGATCGGCTTCGCCGGGGTGATGAGCGGGCCGCTGGTGCGCTCGTCGTACCGAGCCGGCCGGCTGTACCGGCAGGCCCTCGCCGCTCGCGGCTGA